TCGTGGAGACATTTCCATCTATTGTAGTGGTGACAAATGCGGACGTCTTGTTAAGGACAGCAGCAAACATTTCCAGTGGCGTTTGTGACGACAAAATGGgtgctttattattttttttaaaggagccGTAGAgacatttccttttgtttctgaTCATCTCCATCAATGAGCATgtcgaccaaaacaggtattttaagccaaaccacaatgcttgcctaatcctaaccaagtggtaAACAGAgtataagcacagcattgtgacaagagagaaaaagaaaattaaacctaaacaaacatcaagatgcaacataaagaaacatatagTTTTAACTTATGTGTTTGCAGAAATATACTTgtctaacatttattctggcttgggctgtacataaacacaaaaaaaaaaacataacaattcAGTATAgcgaaaagaaaacaaacaataccATTTCTGGAGCTCATAAAGGATCCCAAACACTACTATTATCCCCAAAACTGCGGCTGGGGCAGCGGCCGAATACAGTAATGTAACACAAATCATGCCATTACACTATCAGGTATGTCGGGCCACACTGCTGTTACATTCCTAGCCCAGACGGTTGATGGATTACATTTAGGATTACAGCCAGCCGAGGGGATAGGCTATCTGCTGTCTCAGCCGTGATTGATCTACCTAGCTGTGACAGACTGATATTGGAGGCTggtttctcctccctccctcaacACCACACTGTCTATCCAGATTGATCTCTGCACCACCAGCAAAGGCAAGATCACCACAATCTTACGTTGACAGGCTCCTGCAGGAGTTGGCATTCATGCTAAAGTCCTGCTCCAAAACCACCAGTGTCTAGACAGTCTGCCTAAATAATCCAGTTGTGATAATGAGACACAAAACCGTCCCCTCCCTATTAACTGAGATGGATGTGCCATTCAAGTCCAATACTCAGTAGATGTAAAAAAGCAGCAGGCAGACATAATTATAGGAAGACTGTAGAATTATTCAGTTGCAATCACAGGAAGAGTCTGAAGGGAAACCTGGAGGAAAAAACGATGAGAGATTTGTACAAGAAGAGTGGGAGTTGGGGAGGACAGACTGGAGGATGTGTGTTATGAATGCACAAAATGACAAGCATTCATGTGACAGTGGGGTGAGGGTGAATCATTCAGGGGATTCCTTCTGCGTGGAGACTCACTGACATCACTGTGCCGGTTCAAAACAGCAAAAGCACAAATTCACACATAGATGGTTTTTAATTCAGGAATACAAGAGACATGGAGACATCTAATATGAATACTAGTGTTTGTCTTTCATAAACAGCTTGTCTACTGTTGGTGTTGGTAATGTTGGTGAGTAATCAgtacaaaataaatgtctgtaaTCTGTTGCACTCAATGAGAAACATCCGTGTTACAATCCGAATattgttttgtgcttttatgtAGAATATAACATTCATTTTGCTGCGTCACATCTTTTTACCGTGCAGGACTCGCATCTTTTTCATATTTCCTGACGGCTGGGGTCAGCAAAGGTGTTGGGACAAATTTAAGTGCAACACCATCAAGGGTGTGATGGCTTACGTAAGCTGTCTCTTGGATGAGACAAACTCCAGTCATTGGGCAGTTTGTGCTCAAACTGTCAGCACTGTTTTTGATCGCttctctcattttttaaaattgtactgCCTCTTGCCTGCTAATTAAATCAATTTGTATTTCTCGCATTGATTTGATTGATATTTATGTGTGCGCAAGACACTCTATATATTGTTGGTGCCGGTCTAGCTCAGActacatatttatgttttattaaaggggctctatgtaacaattaCATGACAATTACAATAACATACGAatgtaacatgacatgaaaaatgagtcCTTCCCCGTCTCCTTCGGTCgtctatacaagcctgtagactatttgtttaagttgtttaacgctgctggactgtggatttctttgtgaaggactcgggttgGATTCTCCGCAACCGTCCAAAGGCTGTGACTCCAGTTTAAAGGATAATTTTTTCTCAGCAGCTTTATTATCCCAACTCTGcataaatgttatgttatggatGTGCTTGAAGTTACTCAAGTTGCATGCAGCTATTGGATATTGGCTACTTGTGCAGTAACAAATCTGTTAGTACAGAACTGGGAAGTTTCCAGGTcccatttcaaataaataaattacgtGATATTGGATCAGCACATAGTCATATATTCCCCGATACGGattccagcattttaggcaGTATCAGAGGCATTTCCAATACTGGTATCAGTACCGAAACATTCCcacttattacatttttaacagggtAACTATCAGTAACCTATCACATTTCAATAATAACCTTCCCAACATTGATTCTTAACAGCTCAATGTGCAGGGCTTAGCAATTCATGCCTCACACTCCACCACACACAGGCAGAAAGGAAAGTACCCATCATGCACAATGCTGCACACCACCAGTGAAATAAAGCTTTTGGCTTTTCACCTTTTATTTCTGACACTGGCAGATTATCCCTTTCTGCTCCTGCTCATGCAGCAGCTGATGCCATCACGCTGTGTAATTCTGTCCACCTTTTCAGACTCTGCTGTCTCTTGCCagcgttctctctctctctctttctatcacATATCCCAACTTTAAATAAACGTTAAATTAGGCCAAGATAAAAGGAGCTTTCAGCCTGTGTTAATGGAAGAGATATCTTCTCTTCACATATCCATCGGTAGTAAACATAGCAGGTGATGTCGTGTCGGAGCAGTATGGCACCACGTGCATGCTTTGTAGCGCTGGTCAGCGGCATCATATTTTCAGAGTTGCTTGTGCGGCGTGGTAACAGGTCTCTGGGGAGCAACTCGATAGGCCGCAAAGGAAAATTCAGACTGTGACCCTGTCACATGAACTGCTACCTTGTAGTGAAACTGTTCAGGTCATGAGTAGTGTTGATAGCAATGCCACAACGGGCTTCAGCCTCAATCTCTCATGGGAGTTGGCCTGCCTTGCCCTGTAGGCAGCTCTGGCTCCAATTACCCTGGCCAATGTGCCGTAGAACTGTGTCAGTCTGAATTATATATGGCCTTTGTTCATCCTTAACCCAAGAGCACTGGAGACAGCAGTGGATCATGTTTACACTCATCCCtccaattaatcatttattaacCTGATTGGTGgctaaaaaacagacaaatggcACTAAAAAGCCCCAGACAGCtgacagtgtgtctgtctgattgACTCTAAATGAAGGAAATGAAACACATCCCTGTGGAAAGAGATGTGTTTACTCCATCCTAAAAACCTACTCAGAATTTTAAGCATCTTCCACTCTTTCATCGTGCTGACCCGCAGTAATCAAAGTTATCCAAACAAAAAAGTGTGCTGCGTTGTAAACTTGAAATCACAGGGGAAATCAAGACGTGAAAAATGGAATGGGAATTGGGTTTACAGCACGGGCGCCGCCGCTGCTACATTATGCAGGCCATCACAGAGGGAACCGAAGATATCTCAggatgactttttaaaatagcAGGACAGATTTGTCATGATTTATTGACGATTTTTAATTACCTTCTGCTGGTGCCataatttacagtttttttctgaaagTTGTGGCTGATAAATACTGATGTGTGTTGACGTTCAATCAATAAACCACCACTTTAGgcctgtgatgtcatcagcctCATTAATGCTACTGAGGAATCTACAGACACACGTTTGTTTTAGCTGATTAGCTGATTAGCAACACTTCCAGATTTTGAAAGTAGAACCAAAAGATTAAGTAACAAACCTCTTTGCGCTAGGAAATGATGAAGGACGTGAGATGACTGACATCAATTCCAGCTTTAACCTTTATGTGTGTTTAATCTGGAGCTCTTTGTTGAGAGGCCACACGCACACAtagtttaaaaatgttgtatgtTGAAACAGACACGAGGATGCAACACCCACACGGCTGCTAAAAGCACATGGATGTACAATTTTGAAGAgcaatttctgtctctgtaatTAATTTTCTCAGTGATAAAAGAGATATTAAGTTGAACCACCCACACCCATGATGATGGTTGATACATATTGAAAAGCTTATCAAGTCAATCTCATTCACTAATGAGCGTCCATCTGCTATTGTGCAGCCACTTCCAACACAGCGTTGCAGGGAATAGGTCATCACACTTTTCCACCATCGAGAGCTCAGTCATTATGTTAATTAGGTCTGGCAGTATGAAGACTGCATGTGTGAACCGGCCATGTTTGTAAATCCAACTCACTATAATCTTCCCTGCTACGCTGTGTTTGTTCAACAATAGTCTGCACAACACTGCGCTTTGTCCTGCAGTACTCAGTGTGAGCTCATTATAGTTGAACGTCTACAGGAAATATTTGTCAAAGATGGTAGTTCAGGAGTCGGGTGGATAAAACTTCTGTTTTCTAAAACTCAGGATATGTGGAGAATGTTCTGCTGTTAGTGACAGACTGTCATTTTAAACAGGATTAACATGTTATAGCTGCAAATATTAGCATAAAAAGATTGGTTGTACAATATTGAATTTTTTCAGCTCATTCCAACAACCGTTGATTTCCTGCTTTTCATGGCTGATATTTATACTGTaaatgtcaaattatcagttgatagtttcacatttttccCCAGGTGCAAAACAAGTTTCCCCGACACCATTTTGCAGTTGCACCCTTGCGGCATCCCGGGTTTAGCaggattgtgattggtttaattggtgcagccagacctttctcctgACAGAGCGCTGTGGAGATGCTCTGGCTATGCAAGACTAAGAGCACAACAACAGCGTGCTGTGCTtagtcttgttttctttcttcttctctgtgtttattggtggattgcaaacaagcttttaaaaAGGTGCTTACTGCCACTTGTATCGTAATGTTTAGATGCTGTGCTTGTTAAGTCAATGATATTATTGGCTCAGCTATTTATAATTGGACTGCAGCTGATACGTAGCCAATTATCACCGATATATTCCCTGTATTTGCAAGTTGTGTCACACTTTAGACTCTCTAACAGTTAGAAAAATAAAGCAACTCTTCTACAAATTATACACAGGAAGACAAAAACTTGTTTGAGAGAATATTTTCATTGCAGTGAAGCATGCTTTTGTCCTATTGGACCTGTTACAGATCTAATTAGCATTGCCTTAGAAGAGTAGAGTCTTTGATGCAAAAACTAATTACTTCAACTTTCAACAATTATTCCCATTATTTGTTATCCAATCCTCCAGCCCCATTAGCATTGCAAAGAATGTTCCAGACACCTTTTTATTGGCCAAAGAATTATAcaaaagacaagacaaatgTAGACCACTTATTCACACATAAATAAgcatgtatgtgtgaatgtgaatgtgtgtgtgtgttgtgtcagaGCTGATGGACTCGTCTCTGGGGTCACAAAGCAAACACTCACTGATGGGGATGCAAGAGCTGCATATGAGGTGAGATACGCATTACTAACTCAATTTGAGTGTCTGTATACACTGGGGCCAGTTGGCAGCCATGCCAGCAGCTTGGCCGTGCCTttggcttcttcttctgtgttgttgatgtctGCCTGGCCAGCACTACTAATGCAATTCATTATGCCTTGCGGTGGACGACACTTAGAACCTGTGATTAATGCCTTTGCTGCCTCTTACCAGGGGGAATGAGGAATTCTTGCCAGTTTATCAACTTTCCCTTCCCACAGGCCCAAACTTGTCTGTTTTTGGGGCAAATGCACAAAGACCGGGGAGGAAAGTGAGCGCAGTATCAATAGCACAGTACACCATGGCCTAAATGTATACAAGAAGTTTGCTTTTGTTAGTAGTCAGCAGTTTGCAACAGCCAGCCAATTTTTAGGGGAGCTGAGTAATAACTTTTTGCCAGCAGCCAGATAACAAATGGGATTCAAGCAAGATTTCCATTTCAATTTGGAAATAGAAAAATTGTTATTCTTGTGCTACAATCCTCTGCGTAATTACAATTTGACATTTCACGATAtacatgtacagaggctttgacGTCTAACTTATTTCATGAGGTTACTAGAGGTTTGTTAGCAGCTCTGCCTGAATCTTGAGCTTCATATCTGATACTTATAGTCCTTTCTCACATCTCAAAAATATCATATCTTGAGTCAGAAGATGTGGGCCACTGCTATTCATCCTTTGGACAAAAAACTGTTCTCTGTATAGACTGGTCAACATTTCACACCCTAAACAACCTTGGAACagtgacagaaataaatgttccCACTCCTTATCTCTACACCCTTATAGATAACTCCCTGTACCTGACAATGGACCACATGTAAAaactaaattgtgtttttaaactacAACCAAGGACATACTGTATGAGAGCCACATTCAGATTAAATTCTGAGATTAGGCAGAAATAATGTAATGCGTCACATCTACACACTGATCTGAATAGGATAACAGCATGAGTTACTAGTCGTGTGGCTGAACTGGCAGATCTGTTTATTTTTGCCTCCTCGGCTCCCACGTGCTGGCTTGCACTGAAGAGATAACTGCTGTCTGTGTCCTTTTTTCTAAAGGACATTAGTAGTAATACACATCTGGTTGACCTTCAAGTAAGAACATTAAAGGTTCccttaaaacacttaaaacaaagCATAATTATGATGATTTGTCGAGGAATAAATGGCTTCTGACTGGTGTTTTACATATCATTTACACTAGAAAATGAATCATATTTACACAAACTGTGATGGATTGTGTATTTGCAACTTAGAATCTACAATCCAGTTGATTTAGGGGTTGAGTCCAATCGGCTCCTTGTATTTCGGATCGTACTCACAGTAGAATACTTGGAAAAGGAGACAGtgatcctttttgttttgtgttgttcctcagatgtgcatgcacacattcaGACTGCCTTGCACGCTCAAGCACACCAAAAACTTCAGCCCCGTTATCTAACTCAATCCTCCAGGCTGAATCACAGCGGTAGACTGACTCTATAGTATGGGCCTAAAAATTCACATGGACAGAGCGATAAACACGGGAATAGAAAAAGGGGGTTTGATtttgaaatgaaaggaaatgaaatcaTTGATAATATTGCTGAATTACAGTGTCCACCAAATGTCAAGGATTATATAAATAagtattatataaatataagcCGCAAAATTGATCGATCTGACTACCACGCAGGATAGAGGTCAATACTCTGTGTATAAGCTTGGTGAAATGTGGAATCTGAGAAACAGCAAgcaaaaaattattttctttctttttttgacattttgagttggtgtcttattttgaaattgatCAAATTGAAAAGCAGAGCATCCTTGTAGTTTTCACATTCAAACAAGAGCTATTGTCTCATATTACATactcagttttacacattacaggCTAAGAGagtggaggaagaaagagataAAATTAGAacaagggagagggaggggggttcCCTCTCCTACAGGGAAAACATAAATAGACCAGAGTGGTGTTATGGCAGTGGATTTGCCATGATGCTGTTGTATGTTGTGCTCAGATACGCTTTATTTGGGTCAAGCACATGGAAAGCTTCTGATGGTGCTGCTTACCGTTTGGAAGCTTGTGACTGTTCTCCATGAGCCATGCGAACAGGCTGGCAAAGTTGCAGTTGCACACCCAGGGGTTGCCCTCTAGCCTCACCACCCGCAGGGAGGGCAACTGACTCAGTGCCCCCACCTTTAGGGTGGACAGTGCATTACGCTCCAGTTCCAGTTCTCTCAGAGAGGTGAGGCCAAGGAAAGCCTCCTCATTCACCATGCTCAGATAGGGGTTGTTGCCCAATCGTAGTTTGATCAGGCTCCTGGACTCCCCAAATGTCCCCTTGGGTATTTCAGTCAGGTTGTTGCTGCCCAGGTCCAGGAAGACCAGCCTGGAAGAGGTGCTGAGAGTCCCCGGTTCTATGTGGGAGAGGGAATTGTTCCGGAGGTCCAGGTAGACCAAGTCACTGTACAGAACCAGGAAGTCCGAGGGGATGCGGGGAATCCAGTTGTCGGCCAGCAAAAGCCTCCGCACATCCAGGGGGATCTCATCGGGAAGACGGGTCAGCCCGCGGCCAGTGCAGTCCACAGTGTGAGGATCCGGGCACAGGCAGGTTGCTGGGCAGTTTTCCCCCCGGGTCCATAAGACAGAGGACAGCAAGATGAGGATAAGTTGGAGCCAGCAGACACATGGCAACATGGTCAAGAGGGTGAA
This Pagrus major chromosome 6, Pma_NU_1.0 DNA region includes the following protein-coding sequences:
- the LOC140998575 gene encoding leucine-rich repeat-containing protein 38, encoding MLPCVCWLQLILILLSSVLWTRGENCPATCLCPDPHTVDCTGRGLTRLPDEIPLDVRRLLLADNWIPRIPSDFLVLYSDLVYLDLRNNSLSHIEPGTLSTSSRLVFLDLGSNNLTEIPKGTFGESRSLIKLRLGNNPYLSMVNEEAFLGLTSLRELELERNALSTLKVGALSQLPSLRVVRLEGNPWVCNCNFASLFAWLMENSHKLPNGVEGMECSLPMDGRRVSLTQLSKDSFRECQATLTLTDLLIIIFSGISVSVVAIMTSFFLASTVHCFQRWSKGTKGDEEESEE